A portion of the uncultured Draconibacterium sp. genome contains these proteins:
- a CDS encoding GSCFA domain-containing protein: MAETKFQTIVDVPRFPWQTGYQKKNLFMGSCFTENVGAKMETLKYPVDINPFGILYNPLSVANGLQLLLDEKQFSANDLVEHNGLWHSFSHHGRFSNTEQNKALDDINARIKSSATFLKQADFLFLTFGTAWIYRYKKTGKLVSNCHKIPAREFVRERLPVQQIVEVYYDLLTKIWQENPDLKVVFTVSPIRHWKDGAIENQRSKATLILAIDQLIQELGVGKCAYFPSYEIVMDELRDYRFYAEDMLHISEMAVKHIWWRFEAALVSPESIEIAREVQKITNAVQHRVINKKSLEYSKFLLSFLKKLELLEKRFPYLNLKLEKEYFNVQIEEFGGSDKTIVS, translated from the coding sequence ATGGCCGAAACAAAGTTTCAAACCATAGTAGATGTGCCGCGTTTTCCGTGGCAAACAGGTTACCAGAAGAAAAACCTGTTTATGGGGTCGTGTTTTACCGAGAATGTGGGGGCAAAAATGGAAACCCTGAAATACCCGGTAGACATTAATCCGTTTGGAATTTTGTACAATCCGCTTTCCGTTGCCAACGGCTTGCAGCTATTGCTTGATGAAAAACAGTTTTCAGCAAATGACCTTGTGGAGCACAACGGGCTTTGGCACAGCTTTAGTCATCACGGTCGCTTTTCGAATACCGAGCAAAATAAAGCGCTGGACGACATAAATGCTCGCATTAAAAGTTCGGCAACATTTTTAAAGCAGGCCGATTTTCTGTTTCTCACTTTTGGTACTGCCTGGATTTACCGCTACAAAAAAACGGGAAAACTGGTTTCTAATTGTCATAAAATACCGGCACGCGAGTTTGTACGCGAACGTTTGCCGGTGCAGCAGATTGTTGAGGTTTACTACGATTTGCTGACAAAAATATGGCAGGAAAATCCTGATCTGAAAGTGGTATTTACCGTCAGCCCGATTCGTCACTGGAAAGATGGAGCAATTGAAAACCAGCGAAGTAAGGCGACGTTGATTTTGGCTATTGATCAGCTTATTCAGGAACTCGGTGTCGGGAAGTGTGCTTATTTTCCATCGTACGAAATTGTAATGGATGAACTGCGCGATTACCGTTTTTATGCCGAAGATATGTTGCACATTTCAGAGATGGCTGTAAAGCATATCTGGTGGCGTTTTGAAGCGGCACTAGTTAGCCCTGAAAGTATTGAAATTGCTAGAGAAGTTCAAAAAATTACCAATGCTGTACAGCATCGGGTAATCAACAAAAAATCGCTTGAATATTCCAAATTTCTCCTTAGTTTTCTAAAGAAATTGGAGCTACTGGAAAAACGATTCCCGTATCTTAATTTAAAGTTAGAAAAAGAATATTTTAATGTACAGATTGAGGAATTTGGAGGTAGCGATAAAACAATTGTGAGTTAA
- a CDS encoding amylo-alpha-1,6-glucosidase, with translation MHYLQFDKEQLVNLEYSLFKEILRSNRAGSYLSTTLNGCNTRKYHGLLVCPIENFGGEKHVLLSSLDETVIQNEAEFNLGIHRYKGGTYEPKGHKYIRNVEFDAIPKITYRVGGVVLTKERLLVEKEEQILIKYTLEEATSPTTLRLKPFLAFRNIHQLSKANMFVNRKFGKAKNGIKTCLYDGYPNLFMQCSKTVDYVAVPDWYYDIEYLKELNRGYEYLEDLFVPGYFEFPMKKGESIVFAAGLKEANPVSLKQRFTKEQKKRGGKETFNSVLERAAHQFIMHEGYTADIVAGFPWYNSITRQTFISLPGLCLSFNDPRLCEKILDSYLKYFNDGFFPDQIKDKELQYHSADNSLWFIWVIQQYLKKKNNPKLLWKLYGDVIKRILNAYTDGNLDYIKVLPNGLIYAEKKDTALTWMNSSVDGKAVLPRAGMPVEVNALWFNAICFALDLADMAGDGDFITQWKHMVNKVAQSFLKTFWSDGHGYLADVVKDDQHEWAVRPNMVIAVAMDYTPLTKEQQKQVLSVVKRKLLTNRGLRTLSPDHLRYFGNITGGPKERELALHQGAVWPWLLQFFVEAYLKIHKRGGLPFVKQIMESFEAEMTEHCIGNIPEMYDGDPPHVGKGAISQAWNVAGVSHALDLVQNYVE, from the coding sequence ATGCATTACCTTCAATTTGACAAGGAACAGCTGGTAAATCTTGAATATTCGCTGTTCAAAGAAATATTACGATCAAACAGAGCCGGTTCTTATTTAAGTACTACGCTAAATGGCTGCAATACGCGAAAATACCATGGATTGCTGGTGTGCCCCATTGAAAATTTTGGAGGTGAAAAACATGTGTTGCTTTCGTCGCTCGATGAAACAGTGATACAAAACGAGGCTGAATTTAACCTCGGAATACATCGATATAAGGGCGGAACATACGAACCTAAAGGACACAAATACATACGTAATGTAGAGTTTGATGCGATACCCAAAATTACTTACCGGGTAGGCGGTGTGGTTCTTACAAAAGAACGACTGCTGGTTGAGAAGGAAGAGCAAATACTGATTAAATATACGCTTGAAGAAGCTACCTCGCCAACAACACTGCGATTGAAACCATTTCTGGCTTTTCGCAATATTCACCAGTTGAGTAAGGCAAATATGTTTGTAAACCGCAAGTTTGGTAAAGCAAAAAACGGGATTAAAACATGTTTGTATGATGGCTATCCCAATTTGTTTATGCAATGCAGCAAAACGGTTGATTACGTGGCAGTGCCCGATTGGTATTATGATATTGAGTATTTAAAAGAATTGAACCGGGGTTACGAATACCTGGAAGATCTTTTTGTGCCCGGCTATTTTGAGTTTCCGATGAAAAAGGGCGAATCGATTGTTTTTGCAGCCGGATTAAAAGAAGCTAACCCGGTGTCGTTAAAACAGCGTTTTACCAAAGAACAAAAAAAGCGTGGCGGCAAAGAAACGTTCAACAGTGTGTTGGAAAGAGCAGCTCACCAGTTTATTATGCATGAAGGTTATACCGCCGATATTGTTGCCGGTTTTCCCTGGTACAACAGCATAACACGGCAAACTTTTATCTCGCTTCCCGGCCTGTGTTTGTCGTTTAACGATCCGAGACTTTGTGAGAAAATTCTCGATTCGTACCTCAAATATTTCAACGATGGCTTCTTCCCCGATCAGATTAAGGATAAAGAGTTACAGTATCATTCGGCCGACAATTCGCTGTGGTTTATTTGGGTAATTCAGCAATATCTCAAGAAAAAGAACAATCCAAAGTTGCTTTGGAAATTATATGGTGATGTGATTAAGCGGATTCTGAATGCTTATACCGATGGGAATCTCGATTACATAAAAGTACTACCCAACGGTTTAATCTATGCCGAAAAGAAAGACACTGCCTTAACCTGGATGAATTCGAGTGTTGACGGGAAAGCCGTTTTGCCGCGCGCAGGAATGCCGGTAGAGGTTAATGCCTTGTGGTTTAATGCCATTTGTTTTGCATTGGATTTGGCTGATATGGCCGGCGATGGCGACTTTATTACACAGTGGAAACACATGGTGAACAAAGTGGCACAGTCGTTTTTGAAAACCTTTTGGAGCGATGGGCATGGTTACCTGGCCGATGTGGTAAAAGACGATCAGCACGAATGGGCAGTGCGGCCAAATATGGTAATTGCTGTAGCAATGGATTATACACCTTTAACTAAAGAACAACAAAAGCAGGTTTTAAGTGTGGTGAAGCGAAAATTGCTGACAAACAGGGGGCTGCGAACCTTGTCGCCCGACCATTTGCGCTATTTTGGCAATATAACAGGCGGGCCAAAAGAGCGTGAGTTGGCATTGCATCAGGGAGCAGTTTGGCCCTGGTTGCTCCAGTTTTTTGTTGAAGCTTATTTAAAAATACACAAGCGCGGTGGTTTGCCTTTTGTGAAACAAATTATGGAAAGTTTTGAAGCCGAAATGACAGAACATTGTATTGGGAATATCCCTGAAATGTACGATGGCGACCCGCCACATGTGGGGAAGGGAGCAATTTCTCAGGCATGGAATGTGGCAGGAGTTTCGCATGCGCTCGATTTGGTGCAGAACTACGTAGAGTAA
- a CDS encoding glycosyltransferase family 4 protein, protein MKVLMFGWEFPPHISGGLGTACYGLTKGMAELKDIDVTFVVPKAFGDENPLRMKLVGANNIPVNRTTINFEEGGKSMEYLEVDSPILPYVTEDEFWTLKSKRYTRQTKFVETDEDSKIEFSGGYGPDLLKEIRDYALVARLIAEDNPCDIIHAHDWLTYPAGIAASKATGKPLVIHVHATDFDRSGGDVNPRVYAIEREGMEAADKVITVSNLTRKIVIEKYGISPEKVVTVYNAVESVNKEKGTLPPKGVNDKVVTFLGRITMQKGPGYFVEAANMVLKKMQNARFVMAGSGDMMNEMIARTAALGIADKFHFTGFLKGNDVNDLFSMTDVFVMPSVSEPFGIVPLEAMQLNVPVIISNQSGVSEILKHAIKIDFWDTYAMADAIYGVLNYSSLAQHFKSEGKTEVEELKWTHSATEVRKVYQRTLQEN, encoded by the coding sequence ATGAAGGTATTAATGTTTGGATGGGAATTTCCTCCCCACATCTCCGGTGGATTGGGGACGGCGTGTTACGGACTTACAAAAGGAATGGCTGAATTGAAAGATATTGACGTAACTTTTGTAGTTCCTAAGGCTTTTGGCGACGAAAATCCGTTGCGAATGAAGTTAGTTGGAGCCAACAATATTCCCGTTAACCGAACGACCATTAATTTTGAGGAGGGTGGAAAATCAATGGAGTACCTTGAAGTAGATTCGCCCATTCTTCCGTACGTTACCGAAGATGAATTCTGGACATTAAAAAGCAAACGCTACACGCGCCAGACAAAATTTGTTGAAACCGACGAAGATTCAAAAATAGAATTTAGCGGAGGCTATGGCCCCGATTTATTAAAAGAAATTCGGGATTATGCTCTTGTGGCCCGTTTAATTGCCGAAGATAATCCCTGCGATATTATTCACGCACACGACTGGTTAACCTATCCCGCAGGAATAGCAGCCAGTAAAGCTACCGGAAAACCGCTGGTAATACATGTGCATGCTACCGATTTTGATCGGAGTGGAGGCGATGTAAACCCCAGGGTTTATGCCATAGAGCGCGAAGGAATGGAAGCTGCCGATAAAGTTATAACGGTAAGCAATTTAACCCGTAAAATAGTAATTGAAAAATACGGAATCTCCCCGGAAAAAGTGGTTACGGTTTACAATGCCGTTGAGTCGGTAAACAAAGAAAAAGGAACATTGCCGCCCAAAGGTGTAAACGATAAAGTAGTTACTTTTTTAGGACGAATAACCATGCAAAAAGGCCCAGGTTATTTTGTCGAAGCTGCTAATATGGTGCTGAAAAAAATGCAAAATGCCCGTTTTGTTATGGCCGGAAGTGGCGATATGATGAACGAGATGATTGCACGAACGGCTGCACTCGGAATCGCCGACAAATTTCATTTTACCGGGTTTCTGAAAGGGAACGATGTAAACGACCTGTTTAGCATGACCGATGTGTTTGTTATGCCGTCGGTATCCGAACCTTTTGGAATTGTACCGCTTGAAGCTATGCAGCTAAATGTTCCGGTAATTATATCTAACCAGTCCGGGGTTTCCGAGATATTAAAACACGCTATAAAAATAGATTTTTGGGATACTTATGCAATGGCCGATGCTATTTATGGCGTATTGAATTATTCATCACTGGCACAGCATTTTAAGAGCGAAGGAAAGACAGAGGTGGAAGAATTAAAGTGGACACACTCGGCCACAGAAGTGAGAAAAGTTTACCAGCGTACTTTGCAAGAAAATTAA
- the glgP gene encoding alpha-glucan family phosphorylase, which yields MEEKKFIKNPVVGEPVWKRIIVESNVPESLSPLRDLSKNLWWVWNTEARELFEKIDADIWEECAHNPIVLLDRVGYNRFKELERDEMFVAKMHEVNAKFNKYLDDRKELAGPGISYFSMEYGLHDSLKIFSGGLGILAGDYLKEASDMKVNLVAVGLLYRYGYFKQNLNLHGEQMAVYDAQQFSKIPVQPALDKNGEWVRVEVQYPGRTLIGRVWQTNIGSVKLYLLDADHHENSDADRFVTHHLYGGDNENRLKQEMLLGLGGIQALKKLEVDSDIYHCNEGHAAFIGIQRIANLMAEQKLSYAEAKEVVNASTVFTTHTPVPAGHDSFHKDMFRHYMNFFPEKLGLSWEDFEMLGKARAEEDHFNMSYLASNLSQGINGVSMLHGDVSKAVLKHLYQGYLEEELEIGYVTNGVHYPTWAAQEWKDIHKKYFGEEFPTNQLDFDVWKNIYNVPDYEIWELRKKLRQKLINYIKERFQDNWIKRSENPKLISEILGKLNPNTLTIGFARRFATYKRAHLLFRNLDRLAKIVNNPERPVQFIFAGKAHPADKAGQDLIKNIVEVSKRPEFRGKILFVQNYDMNLAKMLLQGVDVWMNTPTRPLEASGTSGEKGVMNGTLHFSVLDGWWVEGYQKDAGWALPAERAYDVQDFQDELDAETIYNILEEEVVPAYYGRNQHDIPETWIGYVKNTIANVSPNFTTSRMMRDYQDRYYNPQFERAQRVKNDGFKLAKEIAAWKAKVAQKWDEIEVKNIEIIDGIAHTMTMGDKYPVKVSIDLKGLKPEEVGVELLIAESKDEGPEKIVDTVEFLPEKCEGTACCYKHTILPDHPGSFSYSFRLYAKHPELPHRQDFRFIKWIS from the coding sequence ATGGAAGAGAAAAAATTTATAAAGAACCCGGTTGTGGGAGAGCCGGTATGGAAACGGATTATTGTAGAATCAAACGTTCCGGAAAGTCTTTCACCCCTGCGTGACCTGTCGAAAAACTTGTGGTGGGTTTGGAATACAGAAGCACGTGAATTGTTCGAAAAAATTGATGCCGACATTTGGGAAGAATGTGCCCATAATCCAATAGTACTGCTCGATAGGGTAGGTTACAATCGTTTTAAAGAGCTGGAACGCGACGAAATGTTTGTGGCCAAAATGCACGAGGTAAACGCAAAATTTAACAAATATCTTGATGACCGTAAAGAGCTTGCAGGCCCCGGAATCTCGTATTTTAGTATGGAGTACGGTTTGCACGACAGCTTAAAAATATTTTCAGGAGGATTGGGAATTCTTGCCGGAGATTACCTGAAAGAAGCCAGTGATATGAAAGTTAATTTGGTGGCTGTTGGCTTGTTGTATCGTTACGGATATTTTAAGCAAAACCTGAATTTACATGGCGAGCAAATGGCTGTTTACGATGCACAGCAATTCTCAAAAATTCCTGTTCAGCCGGCATTGGATAAAAATGGAGAATGGGTTCGTGTTGAAGTGCAATACCCTGGCAGAACATTAATTGGCCGAGTTTGGCAAACCAATATTGGTTCGGTAAAACTGTATCTGCTCGATGCCGATCATCACGAAAACAGCGATGCCGACCGATTTGTAACACACCATTTATATGGTGGCGACAACGAAAACCGATTGAAACAGGAAATGCTGCTTGGTTTAGGTGGTATACAGGCATTGAAAAAACTGGAAGTTGACTCGGATATATACCACTGTAACGAAGGCCACGCTGCCTTTATTGGTATTCAACGTATTGCCAACCTGATGGCGGAGCAGAAACTATCGTATGCCGAAGCTAAAGAAGTTGTTAATGCATCAACCGTGTTTACAACACACACACCGGTTCCGGCCGGACACGATTCTTTCCATAAAGATATGTTCCGTCATTACATGAATTTCTTTCCAGAGAAACTAGGACTTAGCTGGGAAGATTTTGAGATGCTGGGAAAAGCGAGAGCCGAAGAAGATCATTTTAATATGAGCTACCTGGCAAGTAACCTGTCGCAGGGAATAAACGGCGTTAGTATGCTGCACGGCGATGTTAGTAAAGCTGTGCTTAAACACCTTTACCAGGGGTATCTTGAAGAGGAACTTGAAATTGGTTACGTAACCAACGGAGTTCACTATCCGACCTGGGCTGCACAGGAATGGAAAGACATTCATAAAAAATATTTTGGCGAAGAGTTTCCAACCAATCAACTGGATTTTGATGTTTGGAAGAATATATACAATGTTCCGGATTACGAAATTTGGGAACTTCGTAAAAAATTACGTCAAAAATTGATCAACTACATCAAAGAGCGTTTTCAGGACAACTGGATTAAACGTTCTGAGAATCCGAAGCTGATCAGCGAAATTCTTGGAAAACTAAATCCGAATACACTTACAATTGGTTTTGCCCGCCGTTTTGCCACCTACAAACGTGCACACTTGTTGTTCCGCAACCTCGATCGTTTGGCAAAAATTGTCAATAACCCTGAGCGCCCGGTACAATTTATTTTTGCCGGAAAAGCTCACCCAGCTGATAAAGCCGGTCAGGATTTGATTAAGAACATTGTAGAAGTGTCAAAACGCCCTGAATTCCGTGGTAAGATTCTGTTTGTGCAGAATTACGATATGAACCTGGCAAAAATGCTGCTTCAAGGTGTTGATGTTTGGATGAACACACCAACGCGCCCATTAGAAGCATCGGGTACAAGTGGAGAAAAAGGCGTAATGAACGGTACCTTGCACTTCTCGGTGCTTGATGGCTGGTGGGTTGAAGGTTACCAAAAAGATGCCGGTTGGGCGCTGCCTGCCGAGCGCGCTTACGATGTTCAGGATTTTCAGGACGAGCTTGATGCCGAAACTATTTATAACATTTTGGAAGAGGAAGTTGTGCCTGCATACTATGGTCGCAATCAACACGATATTCCTGAAACATGGATTGGTTACGTAAAAAATACCATTGCAAATGTTTCGCCAAACTTTACCACATCGCGAATGATGCGCGATTACCAGGATCGTTATTATAATCCACAGTTTGAACGTGCTCAGCGTGTTAAAAACGATGGATTTAAACTAGCAAAAGAAATTGCTGCATGGAAAGCGAAAGTTGCTCAAAAATGGGATGAGATTGAAGTGAAAAACATCGAAATTATTGATGGAATTGCTCATACAATGACGATGGGAGATAAATATCCGGTGAAAGTATCGATTGACTTAAAAGGCCTGAAACCTGAAGAAGTTGGTGTTGAGTTACTGATTGCCGAAAGTAAAGATGAAGGACCGGAAAAAATTGTAGATACAGTTGAGTTCCTTCCTGAAAAATGCGAAGGCACTGCATGTTGTTACAAACATACTATTTTGCCCGATCATCCGGGGTCGTTCTCATACAGTTTCAGGTTGTATGCAAAACACCCGGAACTACCGCATCGTCAGGATTTCCGATTCATTAAATGGATTAGCTAA
- a CDS encoding alpha amylase C-terminal domain-containing protein — protein sequence MKKYLPKLVQNDKWLEPYSGVISDRMILAERKEKELTGGKSLADFATGHLFFGLHRTHSGWVIREWAPNATHIYLVGTFNDWQESADYSFSHLDHGVWELHLATDQLAHGDLYALNIHWAVNHGKRIPAWATRVVQDENTHMFNAQVWAPEKAYEWNNPDFQRTDEQPLIYEGHVGMAGEEERVHTYNEFREQMLPRIKANGYNVIQLMAIPEHPYYGSFGYHVSSFFAASSRFGTPEELKQLIDEAHGMGIAVIMDLVHSHAVKNEVEGLGNYDGTRYQFFHEGGKGVHPAWDSYCFNYDKNEVLHFLLSNISYWLNEYKFDGFRFDGVTSMLYFNHGLEIAFSNYDDYFNANVDHEAVTYFKLANKLMKEINPGSLSIAEDMSGMPGLATAIEDGGLGFDFRMAMGVPDFWIKMIKEKSDDEWEVGDIFYQLTSKRMDEQVVSYAESHDQALVGDKTIVFRLIDKEMYFSMRKDQPNLIVERGIALHKMIRLATASCAGGAYLNFMGNEFGHPEWIDFPREGNNWSYSHARRIWSISEDQDLKFHWLYDFDKEMIQLINQNKILSIPSVDKVLENKPDKVLAYHRGLFLFVFNFNPTQSFTDYGIPLGAGKYQIVLNSDSGRFGGHDRVDEEISYYTMPSKGMDSQHYLKLYLPARTALVLKKVDIPKAK from the coding sequence ATGAAGAAATACCTGCCTAAATTAGTACAGAATGATAAGTGGTTAGAACCTTATTCCGGAGTAATTTCGGATAGAATGATTCTTGCAGAACGTAAAGAAAAAGAATTGACGGGGGGCAAATCGTTGGCCGATTTTGCTACCGGGCATTTGTTTTTTGGTTTGCACCGAACTCATTCGGGGTGGGTAATTCGCGAGTGGGCACCCAATGCAACGCATATCTACCTAGTTGGCACTTTTAACGATTGGCAGGAAAGTGCTGATTATTCTTTTTCACATCTCGATCATGGAGTATGGGAACTTCATCTGGCAACCGATCAATTGGCCCACGGCGATTTGTATGCCTTAAATATACATTGGGCTGTGAATCATGGAAAACGAATACCTGCCTGGGCTACACGCGTAGTGCAGGATGAAAATACACACATGTTTAATGCCCAGGTTTGGGCACCCGAAAAAGCTTACGAATGGAACAACCCGGATTTTCAGCGCACCGACGAGCAACCGCTGATTTACGAAGGGCATGTTGGAATGGCCGGCGAAGAGGAGCGTGTGCATACCTACAATGAGTTTCGTGAGCAAATGTTGCCGCGCATAAAAGCCAACGGATATAATGTTATTCAGTTAATGGCCATTCCCGAGCATCCGTATTACGGGAGTTTTGGCTACCATGTAAGCAGCTTTTTTGCTGCATCGTCGCGTTTTGGAACGCCCGAGGAACTGAAACAATTGATTGATGAAGCGCATGGAATGGGTATTGCAGTAATTATGGATTTGGTGCATTCGCATGCAGTAAAAAATGAAGTTGAAGGCCTCGGAAATTATGATGGCACACGCTACCAGTTTTTTCACGAAGGAGGTAAAGGCGTGCATCCTGCGTGGGATAGCTACTGTTTTAACTACGATAAAAATGAGGTGCTACACTTCCTTTTGTCAAATATAAGCTATTGGTTAAATGAATATAAATTCGATGGTTTTCGTTTTGATGGCGTAACCAGTATGTTGTATTTTAATCATGGTTTAGAGATCGCTTTTTCCAACTACGACGACTACTTTAATGCGAATGTCGATCACGAGGCAGTTACCTATTTTAAGCTGGCAAATAAGCTGATGAAAGAGATCAATCCGGGATCTTTGTCGATTGCTGAAGACATGAGTGGAATGCCCGGACTGGCAACAGCGATTGAAGATGGCGGTTTGGGATTCGATTTCCGGATGGCCATGGGCGTACCTGATTTTTGGATAAAAATGATAAAAGAAAAGTCGGACGACGAATGGGAAGTTGGCGACATTTTTTACCAGCTTACTTCGAAACGGATGGACGAGCAGGTGGTGAGTTATGCCGAATCACACGACCAGGCATTGGTAGGCGATAAAACCATTGTCTTTCGCCTGATCGATAAAGAGATGTATTTCTCGATGCGCAAAGATCAGCCAAACCTGATTGTTGAACGGGGAATAGCTTTGCATAAAATGATTCGCCTGGCAACGGCAAGTTGTGCAGGTGGAGCTTACCTTAATTTTATGGGTAACGAATTTGGACATCCTGAGTGGATTGATTTTCCGCGCGAAGGAAACAACTGGTCTTACAGTCATGCGCGCCGAATTTGGAGCATCTCCGAAGATCAGGACCTGAAATTTCATTGGTTGTATGATTTTGATAAAGAAATGATTCAGCTGATCAATCAAAACAAAATACTCTCCATCCCTTCGGTTGACAAGGTTTTGGAAAATAAGCCGGATAAAGTGCTGGCCTATCACCGAGGACTGTTTTTGTTTGTGTTTAATTTTAATCCAACACAGTCGTTTACCGATTATGGAATTCCGCTTGGCGCCGGAAAATATCAAATTGTACTGAACAGCGATTCGGGCCGCTTTGGTGGTCACGACCGGGTTGATGAAGAGATAAGTTACTACACTATGCCAAGTAAAGGAATGGATAGCCAGCACTACCTGAAACTTTACCTGCCGGCAAGAACGGCGTTGGTGCTGAAAAAAGTAGATATTCCGAAAGCAAAGTAA
- a CDS encoding XRE family transcriptional regulator, whose protein sequence is MKKRKKVGQKIKEFREFRQLSREDLAIQANLDSGQLQLIEDEGNVPSLGVLIKISRAMGVRIGTFLDDQEKIGPALVNAGNAEETLSFSTKDESTREHLNFFSLAQAKAGRHMEPFLVDIEPSEESDYKLSSHEGEEFIYVLEGSIEINYGKEVYLLQKGDTIYLDSVVAHNIHAAGEQAAKILAVVYTPV, encoded by the coding sequence ATGAAAAAACGGAAAAAAGTAGGTCAGAAAATTAAAGAGTTTCGCGAGTTCAGACAATTGTCCCGCGAAGATTTGGCAATTCAGGCAAATCTTGATAGTGGACAATTGCAGCTTATTGAAGACGAGGGAAATGTTCCTTCGTTAGGCGTGCTAATTAAAATTTCACGTGCAATGGGAGTGCGCATTGGCACTTTCCTGGATGATCAGGAAAAAATTGGTCCTGCTTTGGTAAATGCGGGTAATGCCGAAGAAACTTTAAGCTTTTCTACTAAAGATGAAAGTACGCGTGAACACCTGAATTTTTTCTCGTTGGCACAGGCAAAAGCTGGAAGGCATATGGAGCCTTTTTTGGTTGATATTGAACCTTCAGAAGAGTCGGATTATAAACTGTCATCGCACGAAGGCGAAGAATTTATTTATGTACTCGAAGGAAGTATTGAAATTAATTACGGAAAAGAAGTTTATCTATTACAAAAAGGCGACACCATTTATCTCGATTCGGTTGTTGCACACAATATTCACGCAGCCGGAGAACAGGCTGCAAAAATTCTGGCGGTAGTTTATACCCCTGTCTAA
- a CDS encoding glycoside hydrolase family 57 protein codes for MKSICLFFQIHQPFRHRRYRFFDIGNDHYYYDDYSNESIIRNVADKSYLPANKLLLELAEKLGGKFKVAFSITGVALEQFELYAPEVIESFQELTKTGCIEFLAETYSHSLSSFKDFQAFTDQVKKHDEQIFRLFGQKPCVFRNTEMIYSDEIGEKVAKLGYSAMLTEGAKHVLGWKSPNFLYVNAINPRLKVLMRNYKLSDDIGFRFSDKNWDEYPLTAEKYVNWLENVGEKEEIINLFMGYDSFGSRQPKDAGIFEFLKAFSEQIVKSKTLKFATPSEAVDDLQPVSVVSVPHPISWSDEERDLSAWLGNEMQKEAFEKLYAMKDQMARSTDGELQKDWNYLQASDHFFYMSTKYFAGRDPHKSYSNFDSPYEAFINYMNVLSDFKIRLNAHVPESEVENEIASLHRLLEEKEEKIKRMEADLRRLQKTKKQKTATRKKK; via the coding sequence ATGAAGTCAATTTGTTTGTTTTTTCAAATACATCAACCGTTTAGGCACCGGCGTTACCGTTTTTTCGATATTGGTAACGATCATTATTATTACGACGATTATTCGAACGAAAGTATTATCAGAAACGTAGCCGATAAAAGTTATTTGCCGGCCAATAAATTATTGCTCGAACTGGCAGAAAAACTGGGAGGGAAGTTTAAAGTGGCATTTTCGATAACCGGTGTTGCATTAGAGCAGTTTGAACTTTATGCTCCTGAAGTTATCGAATCGTTTCAGGAATTAACAAAAACTGGTTGTATCGAATTTCTGGCCGAAACATATTCTCATTCCTTAAGTTCGTTTAAAGATTTTCAGGCTTTTACCGACCAGGTAAAAAAGCACGATGAACAGATTTTCAGATTATTCGGCCAGAAACCGTGTGTTTTCCGAAATACAGAAATGATCTACTCCGACGAAATTGGGGAGAAGGTTGCCAAATTGGGTTACTCGGCCATGTTAACCGAAGGCGCTAAACATGTTTTGGGATGGAAAAGTCCAAATTTCCTGTATGTAAACGCCATAAATCCGCGGCTAAAAGTATTAATGCGCAACTATAAACTCAGCGACGATATCGGATTCAGATTTTCGGATAAAAACTGGGATGAATACCCGTTAACAGCCGAGAAGTATGTAAACTGGCTTGAAAATGTTGGCGAAAAAGAAGAGATTATTAACCTGTTTATGGGCTACGATTCGTTTGGTAGCCGCCAGCCAAAAGATGCCGGAATCTTCGAATTCTTAAAAGCATTTTCTGAGCAAATTGTAAAAAGCAAAACATTGAAATTTGCCACACCATCCGAAGCAGTTGATGACCTTCAGCCGGTTTCAGTGGTTAGTGTTCCTCATCCCATTTCCTGGTCTGATGAAGAGCGCGACCTTAGTGCCTGGCTCGGAAATGAAATGCAAAAAGAGGCCTTTGAAAAATTGTATGCAATGAAAGATCAAATGGCCCGAAGCACGGATGGTGAGCTTCAGAAAGATTGGAATTACCTGCAAGCCAGCGATCACTTCTTTTACATGTCAACCAAGTATTTTGCCGGCAGAGATCCGCATAAATCGTATAGTAATTTCGATTCGCCTTACGAGGCTTTTATAAATTACATGAATGTGTTGAGCGATTTTAAAATCCGTTTAAATGCGCATGTGCCCGAAAGTGAAGTGGAAAATGAAATTGCATCGCTTCATCGTTTGCTGGAGGAGAAAGAAGAAAAAATAAAAAGGATGGAAGCCGATTTGCGACGTTTGCAAAAGACGAAAAAGCAAAAGACGGCTACTCGAAAAAAGAAATAG